Proteins found in one Paenibacillus dendritiformis genomic segment:
- a CDS encoding TULIP family P47-like protein, with the protein MNTYGWDIIYVNSNESINKQLKKYMNENKITFTYEDENTSVSLTFDNWEIVPGGSSKLLRMKTLVKEGELTFMGQRTVVNGICPLFEVQLGFFDDKNDSYIQKLMFNFQVKGGKEGDQREGAITVINPDINHVFAEGSMIYTLLKLTLADMFIANKEKISYIFAQLNISPDIPWMQPKKYKYSYYSPTSSKDKGFLSVLSVVTNRDISGLTEGIDGSILDNNHDSFLVLSERLFLEHIIMPELPNSFGNGTTKNHFTFEGTSNTSGVIKNSRNINCGSVRWGLIDYYPVLTELKIQVEGNSLRMKAAGNCDITGLASSYVTFEVETKNTFYFNKASKKIEFKTDSNPKVSYERHIPWWIWILGIAAPIVDVIIHFVTDAISGSVAGNIKIDTNTSIGELRSEVVKWSGMDEEEIADCVFDVAFCIKGMKLNNGNSNTYKIVTALNDSSVVDMSLQKNGDVHLWKYGGALNQKWKLINDETKKAYQFKNMYDESLVLAWNDYMGSRNVFATPNQGKDEHYWLLEDTGDGYHILKNKKYPYFVLDVDKADTDNGTNIKVNEQHDFSSPYIKAQKFKLIQV; encoded by the coding sequence GTGAATACTTACGGTTGGGACATCATTTATGTGAATTCAAATGAGAGTATAAATAAGCAACTAAAGAAGTATATGAATGAAAATAAAATAACCTTTACCTATGAGGATGAAAACACATCTGTGAGCTTAACTTTTGATAATTGGGAGATTGTTCCCGGGGGATCAAGTAAACTCTTGCGAATGAAAACCCTTGTGAAAGAGGGGGAACTGACCTTTATGGGGCAGCGCACAGTGGTAAACGGTATATGCCCTCTCTTCGAAGTTCAACTTGGTTTCTTTGATGACAAAAATGATTCCTATATTCAGAAGCTAATGTTTAACTTTCAAGTAAAAGGAGGGAAGGAAGGGGATCAAAGGGAAGGAGCAATTACGGTAATTAATCCGGATATAAATCATGTATTTGCGGAAGGAAGCATGATTTACACCCTTTTAAAGTTAACACTAGCAGATATGTTTATCGCAAACAAAGAGAAAATATCTTATATATTTGCACAACTGAATATATCGCCGGACATTCCGTGGATGCAACCTAAAAAGTACAAATATTCTTATTATTCTCCGACTTCGAGTAAAGATAAAGGTTTTTTGTCCGTTCTGTCTGTCGTAACGAATCGGGACATATCTGGACTCACAGAGGGGATTGATGGTTCAATCCTGGATAATAATCATGATAGCTTTCTGGTGCTGTCTGAACGATTGTTTCTGGAGCATATCATTATGCCGGAATTGCCAAATTCATTCGGTAACGGGACAACAAAAAACCATTTTACATTTGAAGGCACATCGAATACAAGCGGGGTCATTAAGAATAGCAGGAATATAAATTGCGGTTCGGTACGATGGGGTTTAATCGATTATTATCCGGTACTAACAGAGTTAAAAATACAAGTCGAAGGGAACAGCCTTCGGATGAAAGCAGCGGGAAATTGTGACATTACGGGACTGGCAAGCTCGTATGTAACATTTGAAGTCGAAACGAAAAATACTTTTTATTTTAATAAAGCTTCGAAGAAAATTGAATTTAAGACTGACAGCAATCCAAAGGTAAGTTACGAGCGCCATATTCCATGGTGGATATGGATATTAGGAATAGCAGCTCCTATCGTGGATGTGATTATCCATTTTGTCACTGACGCCATTTCCGGTTCTGTTGCAGGAAATATCAAAATTGACACCAATACTTCTATTGGTGAGTTAAGAAGTGAAGTAGTGAAGTGGAGTGGTATGGATGAAGAAGAGATTGCAGATTGTGTGTTTGATGTAGCTTTTTGTATAAAAGGTATGAAATTGAATAATGGAAATTCCAATACTTACAAAATTGTAACTGCTTTAAATGACTCAAGTGTCGTTGATATGTCTTTACAAAAAAACGGGGATGTTCATTTATGGAAATATGGCGGTGCTCTAAACCAAAAATGGAAACTTATCAATGATGAAACGAAAAAGGCGTATCAATTTAAAAATATGTACGATGAGAGCCTAGTATTAGCCTGGAATGACTACATGGGCTCAAGGAATGTATTTGCTACACCTAATCAAGGGAAAGATGAGCATTATTGGCTCCTTGAGGATACAGGAGATGGTTATCATATTTTAAAGAATAAAAAGTATCCTTATTTCGTATTGGATGTAGATAAGGCTGACACTGACAATGGCACAAATATTAAAGTAAATGAGCAGCATGATTTTAGCAGCCCGTATATTAAAGCACAAAAATTTAAACTGATTCAAGTTTGA
- a CDS encoding binary toxin-like calcium binding domain-containing protein, which yields MMKETRRTVENQQDQQVLKSVGQFFYGENLDEPAFVSGRGMNGFKIDPGQLEGADLKKKVKSARWIADFTPKQTGLYQFITSSNPYTHIFVDGQEVKDNEVTLTEGEHYTFVILYFGNPDVKQEDLLQLEVKYTCNRQETEEIAAEDFSIPREISFDSLPVGIVPRAEGNEEKLIDTDKDGIYDEWEINGYTVINNVAVPWNEKYAAQGYKKYVSNPNESHTAGDPYTDLEKASGRIDRNIHKVAWDPLVAAYPSITVGMERLILSDNKEFSSSSGKSVSRETSSSSSASNTEGIDVSAGFSLLQGFSGSVTGSYSHTSTHTVNSAQTSGQDWSTHLGLHAAQTAYVNANIRYYNTGTAPVYKFLPTTNLVLGKETIATITGEKNQEAFSLAPSQAYPKRHLHGIALNTLDQFSSTPISMNINQVDRLENGEKLKLETTQFQGAFARRDPSGRQVVTEENEWANYIPQIERVTTGILIDITGGPMIERRIAAKDPDNPNDLTPELTLGQALEKAIGAYEEKDRWYFDRADNTHILSPNLVHFIYNRRTEKKIKKELEGNKNIKNFYDMTIRPGMNIHISVPLVWDDFKDEEGDWKGGSYDPTNGLNNGRCYKIDPNREVYKEGIVLKANSKYLVIMDMKGNGAGKATIEFGGTTNEFDIPNGYRRQKVMVEVFDFPADFNKLKISTNSTGSAYLDNFSIVKVGNAWDKLKEENEDYSKKVAGRTFSFKSLNPERYMTSFAGEAIMANSTTMFDQKFRLEYRRPRGAFYILSSSNKVLTWDRGSQKLIFADNTSVLSQLWFFQKSGSKGYNIVSAADRSKVLEYGLEAVNNTIPIRIATLDEAKNNQYFTISPPF from the coding sequence ATGATGAAAGAGACGAGGCGAACCGTGGAAAATCAACAAGATCAACAAGTATTAAAGTCTGTGGGACAATTTTTCTATGGAGAGAATTTGGACGAACCGGCTTTTGTCAGCGGGCGTGGGATGAATGGGTTTAAGATCGATCCTGGCCAGTTGGAAGGAGCCGATTTGAAAAAGAAAGTAAAATCAGCCCGATGGATTGCCGATTTTACACCAAAGCAAACGGGCCTATATCAATTTATAACCAGCTCAAATCCGTATACACATATCTTTGTGGACGGACAAGAAGTAAAAGATAATGAAGTAACATTGACAGAAGGCGAGCATTATACATTTGTTATCCTCTATTTTGGGAACCCGGACGTAAAGCAAGAAGACTTGCTTCAATTAGAAGTGAAATATACATGCAACCGGCAAGAAACCGAAGAGATCGCAGCAGAGGACTTCTCCATTCCCAGAGAAATTTCCTTCGATAGTCTCCCCGTGGGCATTGTACCTCGAGCGGAAGGGAATGAAGAAAAGCTTATAGATACGGATAAGGATGGAATTTATGATGAATGGGAAATAAACGGATATACAGTAATTAATAATGTGGCTGTACCATGGAATGAGAAATATGCCGCTCAAGGATACAAAAAATATGTGTCCAATCCGAACGAATCCCATACGGCAGGGGACCCCTACACTGATTTGGAAAAAGCCAGCGGAAGAATAGATCGCAATATACACAAAGTGGCTTGGGATCCGCTTGTTGCAGCGTATCCAAGTATCACGGTGGGGATGGAAAGGCTAATTCTGTCCGATAATAAAGAATTTAGTTCATCGTCAGGAAAGAGTGTCAGCCGGGAGACATCTTCCAGCTCCAGTGCCTCCAATACGGAAGGAATTGATGTTAGCGCGGGTTTTTCTCTCTTGCAAGGGTTCTCAGGATCCGTTACCGGCAGTTATTCGCATACGTCTACGCATACGGTTAACTCTGCACAGACTTCAGGACAGGACTGGTCCACACACTTAGGTTTACACGCTGCGCAGACAGCCTATGTAAATGCCAATATCCGCTATTACAATACCGGAACAGCCCCTGTGTATAAATTTCTTCCCACCACAAACTTAGTATTAGGGAAAGAGACGATTGCTACCATCACAGGAGAAAAGAATCAGGAAGCTTTCAGCTTGGCTCCGAGTCAGGCCTACCCTAAAAGACATTTACATGGTATTGCCTTAAATACGTTAGATCAGTTCAGCTCCACTCCTATTTCCATGAATATCAATCAAGTGGACAGGTTAGAAAATGGAGAGAAATTGAAATTGGAAACGACCCAATTTCAAGGAGCATTTGCAAGAAGAGATCCATCAGGAAGACAAGTCGTTACAGAGGAAAACGAGTGGGCCAATTATATCCCGCAAATTGAGCGCGTGACAACCGGAATCCTGATAGATATTACAGGCGGACCGATGATAGAGCGCCGTATTGCGGCAAAAGACCCTGATAATCCCAATGACCTTACACCGGAGCTTACATTGGGCCAAGCGTTGGAAAAAGCGATAGGGGCTTACGAAGAAAAGGATAGATGGTATTTTGACCGTGCGGATAACACGCATATTCTGAGTCCGAACCTGGTCCATTTTATTTATAATCGCAGAACGGAAAAAAAGATTAAAAAGGAACTGGAAGGGAACAAGAATATAAAAAATTTCTACGATATGACAATCCGGCCGGGGATGAATATTCACATCAGTGTCCCGCTAGTATGGGATGATTTCAAGGATGAAGAGGGAGACTGGAAGGGGGGTTCATATGACCCGACGAATGGGTTGAATAACGGCAGATGTTACAAGATAGATCCGAACAGAGAAGTGTACAAGGAAGGGATTGTTTTAAAAGCCAATTCAAAATATCTAGTTATCATGGATATGAAAGGAAATGGCGCGGGTAAGGCTACTATTGAGTTCGGTGGAACAACAAATGAATTCGATATTCCTAACGGATATCGCAGACAAAAGGTAATGGTTGAAGTATTTGATTTTCCAGCCGACTTTAATAAATTAAAAATTTCGACAAATAGTACGGGAAGCGCTTACTTGGATAATTTTTCAATTGTAAAGGTAGGAAATGCATGGGACAAACTGAAAGAGGAAAATGAAGATTATTCTAAAAAGGTTGCGGGGCGAACTTTTTCCTTTAAGTCCTTGAATCCAGAAAGATATATGACTAGCTTTGCAGGTGAAGCCATTATGGCAAATTCAACAACAATGTTTGATCAGAAATTCAGGTTAGAATACCGGAGGCCTAGGGGAGCATTCTACATTCTTAGTTCTTCCAATAAAGTCTTGACATGGGATAGAGGGAGCCAAAAATTGATTTTTGCAGACAATACATCTGTGCTAAGCCAGCTTTGGTTCTTTCAAAAATCCGGAAGCAAAGGCTATAACATCGTAAGCGCTGCAGATAGAAGTAAAGTGCTGGAATACGGCCTTGAAGCCGTAAATAATACAATCCCGATTCGAATCGCGACATTAGATGAAGCAAAAAACAACCAATATTTTACGATATCCCCTCCATTTTAA
- a CDS encoding binary toxin-like calcium binding domain-containing protein, with protein sequence MEITSRIEENQQTLKSVGQFFYGENLDEPAFVIGSGMNGFKVDPSQLKGVDLKKKVKSARWIADFTPKQTGLYQFITSSNPYTHIFVDGKEVKDTEVILEEGEQYTFVILYFGNPDVKEEDLFQFEVKYTCNQQETQAIEAEDFSIPRQVSFEYLPGGIDNTEDEEPLLDTDNDGIYDEWEINGYTVINHLVVPWDEKYAAQGYKKYVSNPNESHTAGDPYSDLEKASGSIDRNIKKVAWDPLIAAYPSITVGMERLILSDNKELSSSSGKRISRETSSSSSASNTEGIDVSAGFSLFEGFSGSVTGHYSHTSTHTVNSAQTSGQDWSEQLGLNSAQAAYVNANIRYYNTGTAPVYKFIPTTNLVLGKETIATITGQMNQEAFSLPPDQTYPRRHLHAVALNTLDQFSSTPISMNINLVDRLENGEKLKLETTQFQGAFAKRDPAGGQVVIEENEWANYIPQIESVTTGILIDIKGGPMMERRIAAKDPDNPNDLTPELTLGRALEKAVGAYKDGENWYFKDEYTDEAHMLSPNLVHFIYDRRTERKIKKELEGNKNIKTIYDMTIRPGMNIQISVPVVWDDFKINNGNWDGGSYDQTNGLQNGRCYKIDPNKNVTYDLDDITLEANSKYLISMDVKGNGTGKATVEFGGTTRDFNISNGYKRQKMMFEIFEFPDDFGSLTISTNSTVYIDNFSIVKIGNAWDKLKEENKEFSKINDQKDFYFASTDLTQYITNYKDEAFIKKWDVNSKQEFKLVYHVYRGAFYIYDIPAKKVLTWDRRNQKLIFMNDLGVRYQLWFFQKSGNKGYNIVSAADRSKVLAYDIEKPDLTPLQITTLDEAKANQYFVLSPVK encoded by the coding sequence ATGGAAATAACAAGCCGAATCGAGGAAAATCAACAAACACTAAAATCGGTGGGTCAATTTTTCTATGGAGAGAATTTGGATGAACCGGCTTTTGTCATCGGAAGTGGAATGAATGGATTTAAGGTAGATCCCAGCCAATTAAAAGGAGTCGATTTGAAAAAGAAAGTGAAATCAGCCCGATGGATTGCCGATTTTACTCCAAAGCAAACCGGTCTCTATCAATTTATAACCAGTTCAAATCCATATACACATATCTTTGTGGATGGAAAAGAAGTAAAGGATACGGAAGTAATACTGGAAGAAGGAGAACAGTATACATTTGTTATCCTCTATTTTGGCAACCCGGATGTCAAGGAAGAAGACTTGTTTCAATTCGAAGTGAAATATACATGTAACCAGCAAGAAACTCAAGCGATTGAAGCAGAAGACTTCTCCATTCCTAGACAGGTTTCTTTTGAATATCTCCCTGGAGGCATTGACAACACAGAAGATGAAGAGCCTCTTTTAGATACAGATAATGACGGAATTTATGATGAGTGGGAAATAAACGGATATACCGTAATTAATCATTTAGTTGTACCTTGGGATGAAAAATATGCCGCGCAAGGATACAAAAAATATGTGTCCAATCCGAATGAATCCCATACGGCAGGAGATCCCTACTCTGACCTGGAAAAAGCCAGCGGAAGTATAGATCGGAATATAAAAAAAGTAGCTTGGGATCCGCTTATTGCAGCATATCCAAGTATTACGGTGGGGATGGAAAGGCTAATTCTTTCCGATAATAAAGAACTTAGTTCATCATCGGGAAAAAGAATCAGCCGGGAGACGTCTTCCAGCTCCAGTGCTTCCAATACGGAAGGAATTGATGTGAGTGCAGGTTTTTCTCTCTTTGAAGGGTTTTCAGGGTCCGTTACCGGCCATTATTCGCATACGTCTACGCATACGGTTAACTCTGCACAGACTTCAGGACAGGACTGGTCCGAACAATTAGGTTTAAACTCTGCGCAGGCAGCCTATGTGAATGCGAATATTCGCTATTACAATACAGGAACAGCTCCTGTGTATAAATTCATCCCCACCACAAATTTAGTGTTAGGGAAAGAGACGATTGCCACCATCACGGGGCAAATGAATCAGGAAGCCTTCAGCTTGCCTCCAGATCAAACGTATCCTAGAAGACATTTACATGCGGTAGCCTTGAATACGTTAGATCAATTCAGTTCTACCCCTATTTCTATGAATATCAATCTAGTGGATAGATTGGAAAATGGGGAAAAATTAAAGTTGGAAACGACCCAATTTCAAGGGGCGTTTGCAAAAAGAGACCCTGCAGGAGGACAAGTAGTCATCGAAGAGAATGAGTGGGCGAATTATATCCCGCAAATCGAAAGTGTAACAACCGGAATTCTGATTGATATTAAGGGCGGACCCATGATGGAGCGCCGTATAGCAGCAAAAGATCCTGATAATCCAAATGACCTTACACCGGAGCTTACGCTCGGCCGAGCACTGGAAAAAGCGGTAGGGGCCTATAAAGACGGAGAAAATTGGTACTTTAAAGATGAGTATACAGATGAAGCACATATGCTGAGTCCGAACCTGGTACATTTTATCTATGATCGAAGAACAGAAAGAAAGATCAAAAAAGAACTCGAAGGGAATAAAAATATAAAAACGATTTACGATATGACAATCCGGCCTGGAATGAATATTCAAATCAGTGTCCCTGTAGTATGGGATGATTTCAAAATTAACAATGGAAACTGGGACGGAGGTTCATACGACCAAACGAATGGCTTGCAAAATGGCAGATGTTACAAGATAGATCCGAATAAAAATGTGACCTACGATCTAGATGATATTACATTAGAAGCAAACTCTAAATATCTTATTAGCATGGATGTTAAAGGAAACGGTACGGGTAAGGCCACTGTTGAATTTGGCGGAACAACACGTGATTTCAATATTTCTAACGGATACAAAAGGCAAAAGATGATGTTTGAAATATTCGAATTTCCAGATGATTTTGGAAGCCTCACTATTTCAACGAATAGTACGGTATATATTGATAATTTTTCAATTGTAAAAATAGGAAATGCATGGGATAAATTGAAAGAGGAAAACAAAGAGTTCTCCAAAATCAATGATCAAAAGGATTTTTATTTTGCATCTACCGATTTAACACAATATATTACCAATTATAAGGATGAAGCATTTATAAAAAAGTGGGATGTTAATTCAAAACAAGAATTTAAGCTGGTCTATCATGTGTATAGGGGAGCCTTTTACATTTATGACATACCGGCCAAGAAAGTTCTGACATGGGACAGAAGAAATCAGAAATTAATATTTATGAATGATTTGGGTGTACGATATCAGCTTTGGTTTTTTCAAAAATCAGGAAACAAAGGATATAACATTGTAAGCGCCGCAGATAGAAGTAAAGTGTTGGCTTACGACATTGAAAAACCAGATCTAACACCACTTCAAATTACGACATTAGACGAAGCAAAAGCGAATCAATATTTTGTGTTATCGCCCGTAAAATAA